The following are from one region of the Papaver somniferum cultivar HN1 unplaced genomic scaffold, ASM357369v1 unplaced-scaffold_132, whole genome shotgun sequence genome:
- the LOC113333158 gene encoding uncharacterized protein LOC113333158 isoform X1 has product MGEETIKAAVWYNGKTVNQDGNNPRYVGGIVKFIDVDPNTKVEVFLCTVRDIFGIPEAVPITMKYHIFFSSEISKLLDITPYESLKFMLQPGLMLHPFYVEENVVEDGTGTYPNMQRCSRSARNSNAIQSPSTGVEISVKPSARIHVDGSLNHAQNSFQAPVPNPIPARQPNKPSVRDRDEPVRSVKVGDGVGRTSSTNSSQMRIFIKSLCGLVKTLDVERTETVGSLKERIRKTEGTAAKDQRLIYAGKQLEDDRTLAAYGIVDGCTIAIVQCLRGC; this is encoded by the exons ATGGGGGAAGAAACGATTAAAGCTGCAGTATGGTATAATGGTAAAACTGTCAATCAAGATGGAAACAACCCACGTTATGTTGGTGGTATAGTGAAGTTCATCGATGTAGATCCAAATACAAAGGTGGAGGTGTTTCTTTGCACTGTTCGAGACATTTTTGGCATACCTGAAGCAGTTCCTATTACAATGAAATACCACATTTTCTTTTCTTCGGAGATATCCAAGCTTCTTGATATTACTCCTTACGAGTCGCTAAAGTTCATGCTCCAACCTGGTCTTATGCTACACCCTTTCTATGTCGAGGAGAATGTGGTTGAAGATGGCACTGGCACATACCCAAACATGCAGAG GTGTAGCCGATCTGCTAGAAACTCCAATGCTATTCAGTCGCCTTCAACCGGAGTAGAAAT TTCTGTCAAGCCAAGTGCTCGTATACATGTTGATGGTTCTTTGAACCATGCACAAAACAGTTTCCAAGCTCCAGTGCCGAATCCCATTCCCGCGAG GCAGCCCAATAAACCAAGCGTGAGGGACCGAGACGAACCGGTCAGATCAGTAAAAGTTGGTGACGGTGTTGGAAGGACTTCTTCTACGAATAGCTCACAG ATGCGGATATTTATCAAGTCACTTTGTGGTCTGGTAAAAACTTTAGATGTTGAGAGAACTGAAACTGTTGGGAGCCTGAAGGAAAGGATTCGCAAAACAGAAGGCACTGCAGCCAAGGATCAAAGACTAATCTATGCCGGTAAGCAGCTCGAAGATGATCGTACCTTAGCAGCTTATGGCATTGTCGACGGGTGTACTATCGCTATAGTGCAGTGCCTTAGGGGATGTTAA
- the LOC113333158 gene encoding uncharacterized protein LOC113333158 isoform X2: protein MGEETIKAAVWYNGKTVNQDGNNPRYVGGIVKFIDVDPNTKVEVFLCTVRDIFGIPEAVPITMKYHIFFSSEISKLLDITPYESLKFMLQPGLMLHPFYVEENVVEDGTGTYPNMQRCSRSARNSNAIQSPSTGVEISVKPSARIHVDGSLNHAQNSFQAPVPNPIPARQPNKPSVRDRDEPVRSVKVGDGVGRTSSTNSSQMRIFIKSLCGLVKTLDVERTETVGSLKERIRKTEGTAAKDQRLIYAGTWESFGAKEGIKHSFGA from the exons ATGGGGGAAGAAACGATTAAAGCTGCAGTATGGTATAATGGTAAAACTGTCAATCAAGATGGAAACAACCCACGTTATGTTGGTGGTATAGTGAAGTTCATCGATGTAGATCCAAATACAAAGGTGGAGGTGTTTCTTTGCACTGTTCGAGACATTTTTGGCATACCTGAAGCAGTTCCTATTACAATGAAATACCACATTTTCTTTTCTTCGGAGATATCCAAGCTTCTTGATATTACTCCTTACGAGTCGCTAAAGTTCATGCTCCAACCTGGTCTTATGCTACACCCTTTCTATGTCGAGGAGAATGTGGTTGAAGATGGCACTGGCACATACCCAAACATGCAGAG GTGTAGCCGATCTGCTAGAAACTCCAATGCTATTCAGTCGCCTTCAACCGGAGTAGAAAT TTCTGTCAAGCCAAGTGCTCGTATACATGTTGATGGTTCTTTGAACCATGCACAAAACAGTTTCCAAGCTCCAGTGCCGAATCCCATTCCCGCGAG GCAGCCCAATAAACCAAGCGTGAGGGACCGAGACGAACCGGTCAGATCAGTAAAAGTTGGTGACGGTGTTGGAAGGACTTCTTCTACGAATAGCTCACAG ATGCGGATATTTATCAAGTCACTTTGTGGTCTGGTAAAAACTTTAGATGTTGAGAGAACTGAAACTGTTGGGAGCCTGAAGGAAAGGATTCGCAAAACAGAAGGCACTGCAGCCAAGGATCAAAGACTAATCTATGCCG gtacttgggagtcattcggagcaaaagaaggaataaagcactcttttggagcataa